In a single window of the Leopardus geoffroyi isolate Oge1 chromosome D2, O.geoffroyi_Oge1_pat1.0, whole genome shotgun sequence genome:
- the LDB3 gene encoding LIM domain-binding protein 3 isoform X7, with the protein MSYSVTLTGPGPWGFRLQGGKDFNMPLTISRITPGSKAAQSQLSQGDLVVAIDGINTDTMTHLEAQNKIKSASYNLSLTLQKSKRPVPISTTAPPVQSPLPVIPHQKDPARDTNGSLAALSPNPEARASPGTPGTPELRQTFSSSFSQTSVFSSHTEASDPGPPWGSPRAKASLEGALDSLSPKVPQGSSQPRQYNNPIGLYSAETLREMAQMYQMSLRGKASGAGLPGGSLPIKDLTVDSASPVYQAVIKNQNKPEDEADEWARRSSNLQSRSFRILAQMTGTEYMQDPDEEALRRSRERFETERNSPRFAKLRNWHHGLSAQILNVKS; encoded by the exons ATGTCTTACAGCGTGACCCTGACCgggcctgggccctggggctTCCGTCTCCAGGGGGGCAAGGACTTCAACATGCCGCTCACTATCTCCCGG ATCACACCGGGCAGCAAGGCCGCCCAGTCCCAGCTCAGCCAGGGTGACCTCGTGGTGGCCATTGACGGCATCAACACAGACACCATGACCCACCTGGAAGCCCAGAACAAGATCAAGTCTGCCAGCTACAACCTGAGTCTCACGCTGCAGAA GTCGAAGCGCCCCGTCCCCATCTCCACAACAGCACCCCCGGTCCAGTCCCCTCTGCCGGTGATCCCCCACCAGAAG GACCCTGCTCGGGACACGAACGGCAGCCTGGCGGCGCTCAGCCCCAACCCTGAGGCGAGGGCCAGCCCGGGCACCCCGGGCACCCCGGAGCTCAGGCAGACCTTTAGCTCCTCCTTCTCCCAGACCTCCGTCTTCTCCTCACACACAGAGGCCTCTGACCCCGGCCCTCCATGGGGCAGCCCACGGGCCAAGGCCAGCCTGGAGGGAGCCCTGGACTCACTCAGCCCGAAAGTCCCACAGGGCTCGAGCCAGCCAAGGCAGTATAACAACCCCATTGGCCTGTACTCGGCAGAGACCCTGAGGGAGATGGCTCAGATGTATCAGATGAGCCTCCGAGGGAAGGCCTCAGGTGCTGGACTCCCAGGAGG GAGCCTTCCTATTAAAGACCTTACGGTAGACAGCGCCTCTCCCGTGTACCAGGCGGTGATTAAGAACCAGAACAAGCCAGAAGATGAGGCTGATGAGTGGGCCCGCCGCTCCTCCAACCTGCAGTCTCGCTCCTTCCGCATCCTGGCGCAGATGACAGGGACGGAATACA TGCAAGATCCTGACGAAGAAGCTTTGCGAAGGTCAAG gGAAAGGTTTGAAACGGAACGTAACAGCCCACGTTTTGCCAAATTGCGCAACTGGCACCATGGCCTTTCGGCCCAAATCCTTAATGTTAAAAGCTAA
- the LDB3 gene encoding LIM domain-binding protein 3 isoform X8, which yields MSYSVTLTGPGPWGFRLQGGKDFNMPLTISRITPGSKAAQSQLSQGDLVVAIDGINTDTMTHLEAQNKIKSASYNLSLTLQKSKRPVPISTTAPPVQSPLPVIPHQKVVTNSPANADYQERFNPSALKDSALSTHKPIEVKGLGGKATIIHAQYNTPISMYSQDAIMDAIAGQAQAQGSDFSGSLPIKDLTVDSASPVYQAVIKNQNKPEDEADEWARRSSNLQSRSFRILAQMTGTEYMQDPDEEALRRSRERFETERNSPRFAKLRNWHHGLSAQILNVKS from the exons ATGTCTTACAGCGTGACCCTGACCgggcctgggccctggggctTCCGTCTCCAGGGGGGCAAGGACTTCAACATGCCGCTCACTATCTCCCGG ATCACACCGGGCAGCAAGGCCGCCCAGTCCCAGCTCAGCCAGGGTGACCTCGTGGTGGCCATTGACGGCATCAACACAGACACCATGACCCACCTGGAAGCCCAGAACAAGATCAAGTCTGCCAGCTACAACCTGAGTCTCACGCTGCAGAA GTCGAAGCGCCCCGTCCCCATCTCCACAACAGCACCCCCGGTCCAGTCCCCTCTGCCGGTGATCCCCCACCAGAAG gTGGTAACCAACTCTCCAGCCAA cGCCGACTACCAGGAACGGTTCAACCCCAGTGCCTTGAAGGACTCTGCCCTGTCCACCCACAAGCCCATCGAGGTGAAGGGGCTGGGCGGCAAGGCCACCATCATCCACGCGCAGTACAACACACCCATCAGCATGTACTCCCAGGATGCCATCATGGACGCCATTGCTGgacaggcccaggcccagggcagTGACTTCAGTGG GAGCCTTCCTATTAAAGACCTTACGGTAGACAGCGCCTCTCCCGTGTACCAGGCGGTGATTAAGAACCAGAACAAGCCAGAAGATGAGGCTGATGAGTGGGCCCGCCGCTCCTCCAACCTGCAGTCTCGCTCCTTCCGCATCCTGGCGCAGATGACAGGGACGGAATACA TGCAAGATCCTGACGAAGAAGCTTTGCGAAGGTCAAG gGAAAGGTTTGAAACGGAACGTAACAGCCCACGTTTTGCCAAATTGCGCAACTGGCACCATGGCCTTTCGGCCCAAATCCTTAATGTTAAAAGCTAA